A region of Culicoides brevitarsis isolate CSIRO-B50_1 chromosome 1, AGI_CSIRO_Cbre_v1, whole genome shotgun sequence DNA encodes the following proteins:
- the LOC134828107 gene encoding syntaxin-7-like has product MIDEEGFQQQATQIGARIRKVQQNVATMQRHINQLAQTHGEDQSVKQQFHRMRLDTQQLIQDADSSLNNLNFGSARHLKLQRERLLDEFGSAINVFQEVQRKYVEQEKKFVREVKEHRHEMMSKHPTEDPLEADLGFPSTHPASQIQQQEEIDLRALEEQERAIQELEENIANVNEIYKKLGALVYEQGTVIDSIEASVENTAAFVEEGAQQLQQASRYRNKVRRRKVFLILLGIAILSTIFLVFYFGSN; this is encoded by the exons ATGATCGATGAAGAAGGATTCCAGCAACAGGCGACGCAGATCGGTGCTCGCATCCGAAAAGTCCAACAAAATGTCGCCACGATGCAGAGACACATCAACCAGCTTGCCCAAACGCATGGCGAAGACCAAAGTGTGAAGCAACAATTTCATCGGATGCGACTCGATACGCAACAGTTGATCCAAGATGCGGATTCGTCgttgaataatttgaattttggctCGGCGAGACATTTAAAGTTGCAACGAGAACGTTTGCTTGATGAATTTGGATCGGCGATCAATGTTTTTCAAGAAGTGCAACGGAAATATGTTGAACAGGAGAAGAAATTCGTGCGTGAAGTCAAAGAGCATCGACATGAGATGATGAGCAAACATCCGACGGAAGATCCGTTAGAAGCTGATTTGGGATTCCCGTCAACGCATCCAGCATCACAAATTCAACAGCAAGAAGAGATTGACTTGCGAGCATTGGAAGAACAGGAACGAGCGATTCAAGAGCTCGAGGAAAATATCGCGaatgtgaatgaaatttataaaaagttggGAGCTCTTGTTTATGAACAGGGGACTGTAATTGACTCGATTGAGGCTTCGGTTGAGAATACTGCGGCATTTGTCGAAGAAGGAGCGCAACAATTGCAACAAGCTAGTCGTTATCgg aACAAAGTTCGTCGTCGCAAGGTATTCCTCATACTTCTGGGAATCGCGATTCTGTCAACTATTTTCCTCGTCTTCTACTTCGGCAGTAactga
- the LOC134828105 gene encoding sister chromatid cohesion protein PDS5 homolog B-B — protein MNIVYPQGCRPISEDLGQDELIRRLKTLTHTLQAMGQDEGVYEQYIPLALHLADSCFLEHASKDVQLLIACCIADVLRVYAPEAPYKDQEQIKGIFYFLIKQLKGLSDPKDPAFKRYFYLLENLAYVKSFNMCFELEDCQQIFCTLFALLFKIVNDEHSGKVKSFMLDVLCPLITESDNISNELLDIILINIVEPLKTQKKNAYTLAKDLVVKTSDTLEPYIQQLFSRLLLMEKPDRQLQISAKLYDIIYELNTIAPSVLVQVLSQLEIKLKTAQESDRLKVVALLARMFSEKGSTVARQHTALWRHFIGRFNDICVVIRIKCVQSAMHFLLNHPDLRADVIEELKKRSHDNEETVRYEVVMAIVETAKRDVHIVAESEDLLNCVKERTLDKKFKIRKEALNGLALVYKQFMIDPNANPATRKSLNWIKDKILHGYYMTGIEDRLLVERLLITCLVPYQLSAEDRMKRLYQLLGTCDDNATKAFIELQKNQLKVRKSVSDWVKLHRIKEITPAVQKEMNIKCTAIAKQLPEPVKAQEFLTQFSSHMRRDANLIREMETILKRDVVCKDCADTMTIVLKKLGQPIMTNLYYNTVKMLLERIASVMVDQNSIEVLIDLIEDCLNDGPMVNDIGLPRDSVGERGLKLLSVLAYVFSAHFQHETILKHMIVLLSFDEPYVAPYILKAFTYLGRYKPLVESFPQIVEELGELCKLFAVTGTPKQAKHAIRCMFVNTQSENATSTATVDVFPEIVEQLKVALSPEKPNYRTAIVSLGHIAYNLPEKFMIPIKNIISRKIVKELLVKATEENRDSVPETEWCEEDELPEETRCKVEGLKTMARWLLGLKKDVASAQKTFRMLHAFIKQKGDLLEQKKLSQAEMSWLRLSAGKAMLKICEQKGVGDQFNAEQFYYLSQLMIDPVPEVREIFAKKLHKGLNKFIPSKCLPLDFMGYYALGGHETDRRLLQQIKQSIETDVTRRREYMKQYVNVERAMNQLPLILPDYMLVFAVPLLTHDPNFTDPENRTQLRTVEKCLWLILEPLVSHKEFFCFGFYKNVIDRMKNHKDALRSEDAVTNQKMYAICDIAMHLIVTRAQYPEVREFSLEYTRIPDMYFQQQPETYQNTKIYVPLDMYNFNNTVSSKTVPSILSSKTVNKSIVQKRAAENSSKTAENNGTTTTDTNGEEPPAKRTLRGNNNN, from the exons ATGAATATTGTGTATCCGCAAGGTTGTCGCCCCATTTCCGAGGATTTGGGGCAAGATGAGTTGATTCGACGTCTCAAGACATTGACGCACACCCTGCAAGCCATGGGTCAGGATGAAGGTGTTTACGAGCAGTATATTCCGTTGGCGTTGCATCTTGCCGATTCGTGTTTTCTCGAGCACGCCTCGAAAGACGTCCAATTGCTGATCGCGTGTTGCATTGCCGACGTGCTGCGAGTTTATGCGCCCGAAGCGCCGTACAAAGACCAGGAACAGATcaagggaattttttatttcttgatcAAGCAACTCAAGGGACTCTCAGACCCCAAAGATCCGGCATTCAAACGTTACTTTTATCTCTTGGAGAACTTGGCGTACGTCAAATCGTTCAATATGTGCTTCGAACTGGAAGATtgtcaacaaatattttgcacTTTATTCGCgttattgttcaaaattgtcaa cgACGAACACAGTGGAAAAGTAAAATCCTTCATGTTGGACGTGTTATGCCCCTTGATCACCGAATCCGACAACATTTCAAACGAGCTTCTCGACATCATCCTGATCAACATTGTCGAACCACTGAAAACCCAAAAGAAAAACGCATACACACTCGCAAAGGATTTAGTTGTAAAGACGAGTGACACCCTCGAACCGTACATCCAACAACTTTTTTCGCGTCTCTTGTTGATGGAAAAGCCCGACAGACAGCTCCAGATCTCAGCGAAGCTTTACGACATCATTTACGAGCTAAATACGATCGCGCCCAGTGTCTTAGTGCAAGTTTTGTCGCAGCTGGAGATCAAATTAAAGACCGCACAGGAGAGCGATCGTCTCAAAGTCGTTGCCTTGCTCGCACGAATGTTCTCCGAAAAAGGTTCGACTGTCGCACGTCAACATACCGCACTTTGGCGCCATTTCATAGGACGTTTCAACGACATTTGTGTCGTGATTCGCATCAAATGTGTCCAAAGCGCGATGCATTTCTTGCTAAACCATCCAGATTTGCGGGCAGATGTCATTGAGGAACTTAAAAAACGCTCGCACGACAACGAAGAGACTGTTCGTTACGAGGTTGTGATGGCGATCGTTGAAACAGCGAAACGTGACGTTCACATAGTCGCGGAATCAGAAGATTTACTGAATTGCGTCAAAGAACGCACGttagataaaaagtttaaaatacgAAAGGAGGCGTTAAATGGTCTCGCTTTGGTCTACAAGCAGTTTATGATTGATCCAAATGCGAATCCGGCGACACGAAAAAGCCTCAATTGGATCAAAGACAAGATTTTGCACGGATACTACATGACAGGCATCGAGGATCGTCTGTTGGTTGAACGTCTATTAATTACTTGCCTAGTTCCTTATCAATTGTCGGCGGAGGATCGGATGAAGCGATTGTATCAGTTGCTTGGCACGTGTGACGATAACGCGACAAAAGCTTTCATcgagttgcaaaaaaatcagctaaaAGTTCGAAAATCCGTGTCGGATTGGGTCAAATTGCATCGCATCAAGGAAATTACGCCTGCCGTACAGAAAGAGATGAACATCAAATGCACTGCCATTGCGAAACAACTGCCGGAACCCGTAAAAGCGCAAGAGTTTTTGACGCAGTTTAGCAGTCACATGCGTCGCGATGCCAATTTGATTCGCGAAATGGAGACAATTCTCAAGCGGGATGTCGTTTGCAAGGATTGCGCCGATACCATGACGATCGTCTTGAAGAAATTGGGACAACCGATAATGACAAATTTGTATTACAACACGGTAAAGATGCTTTTGGAGCGAATTGCGTCGGTTATGGTCGATCAGAATTCCATCGAAGTGTTGATCGATCTCATTGAGGATTGTTTAAATGACGGTCCCATGGTGAATGACATTGGCTTGCCACGCGATTCCGTTGGCGAACGTGGATTAAAACTCCTTTCCGTGCTGGCTTACGTCTTTTCCGCCCATTTCCAACACGAAACGATCCTCAAACACATGATTGTGCTCCTGAGCTTCGACGAGCCCTATGTCGCACCCTATATCCTCAAAGCCTTTACGTATCTGGGGCGATACAAGCCTCTCGTTGAATCATTTCCGCAAATTGTCGAGGAGCTCGGTGAGTTGTGTAAACTTTTTGCTGTGACCGGAACACCAAAGCAGGCAAAACACGCGATTCGTTGCATGTTTGTCAATACGCAGTCGGAAAATGCGACGTCAACTGCCACCGTTGATGTCTTTCCCGAAATCGTCGAACAACTAAAAGTCGCCCTAAGTCCCGAAAAGCCAAATTATCGCACGGCAATTGTGAGTCTCGGACACATTGCGTACAATTTGCCGGAAAAATTCATGATTCCcatcaaaaatatcatttcgCGGAAAATTGTCAAGGAGCTGTTAGTCAAAGCGACGGAGGAAAATCGTGATAGTGTCCCCGAAACGGAATGGTGCGAGGAAGATGAACTACCCGAAGAGACACGATGCAAGGTTGAGGGTCTTAAAACGATGGCACGATGGTTATTGGGCTTGAAAAAGGATGTCGCGTCGGCACAAAAGACGTTCCGGATGTTGCATGCGTTCATCAAACAGAAAGGAGATCTCTTGGAACAGAAAAAACTCTCGCAAGCCGAGATGTCGTGGTTGCGTTTGAGCGCCGGCAAGGCAATGCTCAAGATTTGCGAACAAAAAGGCGTCGGAGATCAATTTAATGCCGAACAATTTTACTATTTATCACAACTAATG ATCGATCCCGTTCCAGAAGTTCGTGaaatatttgccaaaaaattacacaaaggATTGAATAAATTCATACCATCAAAGTGTCTCCCGCTCGATTTCATGGGTTATTATGCACTTGGAGGGCATGAAACAGACAGGAG ATTACTTCAACAAATAAAGCAAAGTATCGAGACAGATGTCACGCGTCGTCGTGAATACATGAAGCAGTACGTGAATGTGGAGCGCGCTATGAATCAATTACCCTTGATTTTACCTGATTACATGCTCGTGTTTGCCGTTCCCCTGCTAACGCACGACCCAAATTTCACAGATCCGGAAAATCGTACGCAATTGCGTACCGTCGAAAAGTGTCTGTGGCTCATTCTCGAGCCACTTGTGTCGCACAAGGAGTTTTTCTGCTTCGGCTTCTACAAAAATGTGATTGATCGCATGAAAAATCACAAGGATGCGTTACGGAGTGAGGATGCAGTAACAAATCaa AAAATGTATGCGATATGTGATATAGCGATGCATCTCATTGTCACACGAGCTCAATATCCAGAAGTGAGGGAATTCTCACTCGAATACACACGCATTCCGGACATGTACTTTCAGCAGCAGCCCGAAACCTATCAAAACACTAAAATTTACGTTCCACTCGACATGTACAACTTTAACAACACAGTTAGCTCCAAAACGGTGCCTTCGATTCTC tcatCAAAAACGGTTAACAAATCCATTGTGCAGAAACGTGCAGCAGAAAATAGCTCAAAGACAGCTGAGAACAATGGCACGACGACAACAGACACGAATGGCGAAGAACCACCCGCCAAAAGGACTCTGCGaggaaataataacaattaa
- the LOC134829739 gene encoding mitochondrial import receptor subunit TOM20 homolog B-like, with product MTELSRTAIVAGLGTAAVAFLGYCIYFDHKRRSDPEYKKKVRERRRRQKKAGAKRTQMPNLQDHDAVQRFFLQEIQTGEAMIAAGEVETGVEHLANAVVVCGQPAQLLQILQQTLPAQIFTMLIQRMRVMGNPSESQEPRLVEEITDDLE from the exons ATGACGGAACTATCGCGTACCGCAATTGTCGCTGGACTTGGCACTGCCGCTGTCGCATTTCTCGGCTACTGCATATACTTCGATCACAAGCGTCGCAGCGATCCggaatacaagaaaaaagtcCGAGAAC gCAGACGACGACAGAAGAAAGCCGGTGCCAAACGCACTCAAATGCCAAATTTGCAGGATCACGATGCAGTTCAAAG attcttcTTGCAAGAGATCCAAACGGGTGAAGCTATGATCGCTGCTGGCGAAGTCGAGACCGGAGTCGAGCATTTGGCGAATGCCGTCGTGGTGTGCGGACAACCAGCTCAGTTGCTacaaattttgcaacaaaCATTGCCGGCACAAATTTTCACGATGCTTATCCAACGAATGAGAGTCATGGGAAATCCGTCAGAATCGCAAGAGCCGCGTTTGGTTGAAGAAATCACCGATGACTTGGAATAG